A genomic region of Deinococcus aerolatus contains the following coding sequences:
- a CDS encoding LamB/YcsF family protein, translating into MTRTSIDLNADAGESYGAWTLGDDAHLFPLLSSVNVACGFHAGDPLTMQRTVELARLHGLGLGAHPSYPDLPGFGRRILEAAPDQVYADTLYQISALAGMAQAAGRRLQHVKAHGALSTRAWTHAPTAAAIAGATRDFDPALPLMVLPATLLETEARRLGVPVVLETFPERAYLGDGRLAPRSMPGSSIHDPAEAARRAVMMATQGRIEAIDGGFFEFEVDSLCIHGDNPNAVQIARAVRDALEAAGVEVRTFAAPA; encoded by the coding sequence ATGACCCGCACCTCCATTGACCTGAACGCCGACGCGGGCGAGTCCTACGGGGCCTGGACGCTGGGCGACGACGCCCATCTGTTTCCCCTGCTGAGCAGCGTGAACGTCGCCTGCGGCTTCCACGCGGGTGACCCGCTGACCATGCAGAGGACGGTGGAGTTGGCGCGGCTGCATGGGCTGGGCCTGGGGGCCCATCCCAGCTACCCCGATTTACCCGGATTCGGACGGCGAATCCTGGAGGCGGCCCCCGATCAGGTCTACGCCGACACGCTGTACCAGATCTCGGCGCTGGCAGGTATGGCGCAGGCTGCTGGGAGACGGCTGCAACACGTCAAGGCACACGGCGCGCTGTCCACCCGTGCCTGGACGCACGCGCCGACGGCGGCGGCGATTGCCGGGGCCACCCGCGATTTCGATCCGGCGCTGCCGCTGATGGTCCTGCCGGCCACGCTGCTGGAAACCGAGGCCCGCCGGCTCGGCGTGCCGGTGGTGCTGGAAACCTTTCCAGAACGCGCCTACCTGGGAGACGGACGGCTGGCCCCACGGTCCATGCCCGGCTCCAGCATCCACGATCCCGCTGAGGCCGCCCGCCGCGCCGTGATGATGGCCACCCAGGGGCGCATCGAGGCTATCGACGGCGGCTTCTTCGAATTCGAGGTGGATTCGCTGTGCATCCACGGCGACAACCCCAACGCCGTGCAGATTGCGCGCGCCGTCCGGGACGCGCTGGAGGCTGCGGGCGTGGAGGTCCGCACCTTCGCCGCGCCAGCCTGA
- a CDS encoding aminotransferase class III-fold pyridoxal phosphate-dependent enzyme has translation MTSTEERPSVSEPVASAHDIAQQNRDYTMFSWSVQGGPLPPVMTGGKGSHFYDGDGHSWLDFSSQLINLNIGHQHPRMLEAIKAQVDTMCFAGPSFATEPRGKLGQKLAEVTGLAKTFFTLGGSEANENAIKIARLVTGRDKIITRYRSYHGATMGSMTASGDPRRWPVEPGVPGVVRVFDPYCYRCPFGKIPDSCGRECVSHIEEVIQMEGPDSIAAILVEGITGSNGLLVPPDDYYPKLRALCDKYGILLITDEVMSGFGRTGKWLATQHYGIKPDIVTCAKGLTSGYMPLGACIVSQPIADYFDTHMLWGGLTYSGHPVCCAAAVENLAIYEDEGLFENALELGAYLGQRLEAMKARHACVGDVRYKGLFSVLELVRDKATKEPLAPFNGTSPEMGQLAAYLRSKHVYAYSRFNFLWVCPPLVITKEELDAGLDVYGEALALVDQAIAGGVAAD, from the coding sequence ATGACCAGCACCGAAGAGCGCCCGTCCGTCTCTGAACCTGTCGCCTCTGCCCACGACATCGCGCAGCAGAACCGCGACTACACGATGTTCTCGTGGTCCGTTCAGGGCGGGCCGCTGCCGCCCGTGATGACCGGGGGCAAGGGCAGTCACTTCTACGACGGCGACGGCCACTCCTGGCTCGATTTTTCCAGCCAGCTGATCAACCTGAACATCGGCCACCAGCACCCGCGCATGCTGGAGGCCATCAAGGCGCAGGTGGATACCATGTGCTTTGCCGGGCCTTCCTTCGCCACCGAACCGCGCGGCAAACTGGGACAGAAGCTGGCCGAGGTCACCGGGCTGGCCAAGACGTTTTTCACGCTGGGCGGCAGTGAGGCCAACGAGAATGCCATCAAGATCGCCCGGCTGGTCACGGGCCGCGACAAGATCATCACCCGCTACCGCAGCTACCATGGCGCGACGATGGGCAGCATGACCGCGTCCGGCGATCCGCGCCGCTGGCCGGTGGAACCGGGCGTGCCCGGCGTGGTGCGCGTCTTTGACCCGTACTGCTACCGTTGCCCCTTTGGCAAGATCCCGGACTCGTGCGGGCGCGAATGCGTGTCGCACATCGAGGAAGTCATTCAGATGGAGGGGCCGGACAGCATCGCCGCCATCTTGGTGGAGGGCATCACCGGCAGCAACGGCCTGCTGGTGCCGCCCGACGACTACTACCCCAAACTGCGCGCCCTGTGCGACAAATACGGCATCCTGCTGATCACCGACGAGGTTATGAGCGGGTTCGGGCGCACCGGCAAATGGCTGGCAACGCAGCATTACGGCATCAAACCCGACATCGTGACCTGTGCCAAGGGCCTGACAAGCGGGTACATGCCGCTGGGCGCGTGCATCGTGAGTCAGCCGATTGCCGATTACTTCGATACGCACATGCTGTGGGGCGGCCTGACCTACAGCGGCCACCCGGTCTGCTGCGCCGCCGCCGTAGAGAACCTGGCCATCTACGAGGACGAGGGCCTGTTCGAGAACGCGCTGGAGCTGGGCGCGTATCTGGGGCAGCGGCTCGAAGCCATGAAGGCGCGCCACGCCTGCGTGGGCGACGTGCGCTACAAGGGCCTGTTCTCGGTGCTGGAGCTGGTCAGGGACAAGGCGACGAAAGAACCGCTGGCCCCCTTTAACGGCACATCCCCGGAGATGGGCCAGCTGGCCGCGTATCTGCGCAGCAAGCACGTCTACGCCTACAGCCGCTTCAACTTCCTGTGGGTCTGCCCGCCGCTGGTGATCACGAAAGAGGAGCTGGACGCCGGCCTGGACGTGTACGGGGAGGCGCTGGCTTTGGTGGATCAGGCGATTGCAGGCGGGGTGGCGGCAGACTAG
- a CDS encoding trans-sulfuration enzyme family protein, whose protein sequence is MSNSDPRGFRTRAVHAGQGIDPATGAHATPIYATSTFAYGSAERGQRLFAGEESGYFYSRVTNPTVRAFEQKLADLEGAEDAVAFASGMGAVSAIALTLLKSGDEVVFLAPLYGGTEGFLLEVASKFGVAVHEAHDEADLESKLNAKTRMVWLETPTNPRLGIFDLARVTRAAKAVGALTVVDNTFSTPYLTRPIEFGVDLVMHSATKYLGGHGDAIGGVVAGPADLLMELRGVGLRHVGASLGPFEGYLFLRGMKTLPLRMEAHCAGAMALAEALQGHPAIEALYYPGLKSHPGHDVAARQMRAFGGLISLDLGSWQAAMAFLDSLTLFTQAVSLGDVESLTCHPASTTHALLGEETLLRHGVTPGLVRMSVGIEDPADLVKDVLAALETVRVGELA, encoded by the coding sequence ATGTCCAATTCAGACCCACGCGGCTTTCGCACGCGCGCCGTTCACGCGGGCCAGGGAATCGACCCGGCCACGGGCGCGCACGCCACGCCCATCTACGCCACCAGCACCTTCGCCTACGGCAGCGCCGAGCGCGGCCAGCGGCTGTTCGCAGGGGAGGAGAGCGGTTACTTCTACTCGCGCGTGACCAATCCCACCGTGCGCGCCTTCGAGCAGAAGCTGGCCGATCTGGAAGGCGCCGAGGACGCGGTGGCGTTTGCCAGCGGGATGGGCGCAGTATCGGCCATTGCCCTGACCCTGCTGAAATCCGGCGACGAGGTGGTGTTCCTGGCCCCGCTGTACGGCGGTACCGAGGGCTTCTTGCTGGAAGTGGCCAGCAAATTCGGCGTGGCGGTCCATGAGGCCCATGACGAGGCGGACCTGGAAAGCAAGCTGAACGCAAAGACCCGGATGGTCTGGCTGGAAACGCCCACCAATCCCCGGCTGGGCATCTTCGATCTGGCGCGGGTGACGCGGGCGGCGAAAGCGGTGGGGGCGCTGACGGTGGTCGACAACACCTTCAGCACGCCGTACCTGACGCGGCCCATCGAGTTCGGCGTCGATCTGGTGATGCACAGCGCCACCAAGTACCTGGGTGGGCACGGCGACGCCATCGGCGGCGTGGTGGCGGGACCGGCAGACCTGCTGATGGAACTGCGCGGCGTGGGGTTGCGGCACGTAGGCGCGTCGCTGGGGCCATTCGAGGGCTACCTGTTCCTGCGCGGCATGAAGACCCTGCCCCTCCGGATGGAGGCCCACTGCGCCGGGGCGATGGCGCTGGCCGAAGCCCTGCAGGGCCACCCGGCCATCGAGGCGCTGTACTACCCCGGCCTCAAGAGCCATCCCGGCCACGACGTCGCCGCGCGGCAGATGCGGGCTTTCGGCGGGCTGATCAGCCTGGACCTGGGCAGCTGGCAGGCCGCCATGGCCTTTCTGGACAGCCTGACGCTGTTCACGCAGGCCGTCAGCCTGGGCGACGTGGAAAGCCTGACCTGCCATCCGGCCAGCACCACCCACGCCCTGCTGGGTGAGGAAACCCTGCTGCGCCATGGTGTGACGCCGGGACTGGTCCGCATGAGCGTGGGCATCGAGGACCCGGCTGATCTGGTCAAAGACGTGCTGGCCGCGCTGGAGACGGTACGGGTGGGTGAGCTGGCGTAA
- the pxpB gene encoding 5-oxoprolinase subunit PxpB translates to MRRPARPTGFYVQFSQELDLHQNARLHALHRALRANLLAGVTDLGPGYVNLFVEYDEARVSGAEVRAWAAWHLASFDDPVDAEGRLIELPVRYDGPDLSDVAARTGLGESEVVRLHSGAEYHVYAVGFTPGFPFLGEVPEQLRLPRRSTPRASVPQGAVAVANAQTCVYPLPSPGGWNLLGTALTTIYDPNRVEPFLIAPGDRVRFRPSQGQTPPLPAVRELWPTEPRLPAFRVEKPGLLDLLMDGGRPHQAHVGLARSGPLDPLAAHFANGLVGNPPDAPLLELTLKGPVLTALRDVVVGVAGFGMRPQGHPMQQGFRLRRGEALRFTSTQTGARAYLAVAGGFEGTPFLGSCSTDLIGRVGRPLRADDVLGVAGVQDALPGFANLPLGLPQHVTLRLRPGPQASLEALKALGSAPFRVMGSDRMGLRLGGPEVPGGQVTSEATPTGAVQVTPAGEPIILLADRGRIGGYHKPAVVHPEDLPLAAQLRPGQLVSLTPDLSGTPQDWARRWCLGAPN, encoded by the coding sequence ATGCGTCGCCCTGCCCGGCCCACCGGCTTCTACGTTCAGTTCTCTCAGGAGCTGGACCTGCACCAGAATGCCCGCCTGCACGCCCTTCACCGGGCGCTGCGGGCCAACCTGCTGGCGGGGGTCACCGATCTGGGTCCCGGCTACGTCAACCTGTTCGTGGAATACGACGAGGCACGGGTCTCTGGGGCAGAAGTCCGGGCATGGGCCGCGTGGCATCTGGCCAGTTTCGACGACCCGGTGGACGCTGAAGGCCGCCTGATCGAACTGCCTGTTCGTTACGACGGCCCCGATCTGTCCGATGTGGCTGCCCGCACTGGCCTTGGCGAGTCGGAGGTGGTCCGCCTGCATTCGGGTGCCGAGTACCACGTCTACGCGGTGGGTTTCACACCCGGCTTTCCCTTTCTGGGCGAGGTTCCCGAACAGCTCAGGTTGCCCCGCCGCTCCACCCCGCGTGCCAGTGTGCCGCAGGGTGCAGTCGCCGTCGCCAATGCCCAGACCTGCGTGTACCCGCTGCCCTCACCGGGGGGCTGGAACCTGCTGGGAACGGCGCTGACCACCATCTATGATCCCAACCGAGTGGAACCGTTTCTGATCGCGCCGGGAGACCGCGTGCGCTTCCGGCCTTCCCAGGGTCAGACGCCGCCCCTGCCTGCCGTGCGCGAGCTGTGGCCGACCGAACCCCGGCTTCCTGCTTTCCGTGTGGAGAAGCCCGGCCTGCTGGACCTGCTGATGGACGGGGGACGCCCGCATCAGGCGCATGTTGGTCTGGCCCGCAGCGGCCCGCTGGACCCGCTCGCGGCCCACTTCGCCAACGGGCTGGTGGGCAACCCGCCGGACGCGCCGCTGCTGGAACTTACCCTGAAAGGTCCGGTGCTGACTGCCCTGCGTGACGTGGTGGTGGGTGTGGCCGGATTTGGAATGCGGCCCCAGGGTCATCCGATGCAGCAGGGGTTCCGGCTGCGCAGGGGCGAGGCCTTGCGTTTTACGTCCACCCAGACCGGCGCGCGGGCGTATCTGGCGGTGGCGGGCGGCTTCGAGGGTACCCCGTTCCTCGGCAGTTGCAGCACCGACCTGATCGGCCGGGTGGGTCGGCCTCTGCGTGCAGACGACGTGCTGGGCGTCGCTGGCGTGCAGGACGCTCTCCCGGGGTTTGCCAATCTTCCGTTGGGCCTGCCCCAGCACGTCACCCTGCGCCTGCGGCCCGGCCCGCAGGCCTCGCTGGAGGCCCTGAAAGCCCTGGGGAGCGCCCCTTTCCGCGTGATGGGCTCAGACCGCATGGGATTGCGTCTGGGCGGCCCCGAAGTTCCGGGTGGGCAGGTGACCAGCGAGGCCACGCCGACCGGCGCGGTACAGGTCACGCCGGCTGGAGAGCCGATTATCCTGCTGGCGGACCGGGGGCGCATCGGCGGCTACCACAAACCTGCCGTCGTGCATCCGGAGGACCTGCCGCTGGCAGCGCAATTGCGGCCCGGTCAGCTGGTGTCTCTGACCCCTGATCTGTCTGGCACACCGCAGGACTGGGCGCGGCGCTGGTGCCTTGGCGCCCCGAATTAA
- a CDS encoding uracil-DNA glycosylase has protein sequence MQTRTLADPETLAARRTRLQEPHIAPLSAFAARLRDSVALGMRLDAPHFDPRSGGIHTEILLLLESPGPKVAQTGFASPDNPDRTAENLSCLLRLAGIGRERCLLWNIVPWQLSAAGVVTPTAAQVRAAAPATLELLTLLPALRVVVLVGAKAQGGWRFVSPQLRRPLPTVNCPHPSPRYFATDPQAPVRALSALVEARLLAKTAAA, from the coding sequence GTGCAAACGCGGACGCTGGCGGACCCCGAAACCCTGGCCGCCCGCCGCACCCGCTTGCAGGAGCCCCATATTGCGCCGCTGTCGGCCTTTGCGGCGCGGCTCCGTGACAGTGTGGCGCTGGGCATGCGGCTGGACGCGCCCCATTTCGATCCCAGAAGCGGCGGCATTCACACCGAGATCCTGTTGCTGCTGGAATCGCCGGGGCCAAAAGTCGCCCAGACAGGGTTTGCCTCGCCCGACAATCCGGACCGCACCGCCGAGAACCTCAGCTGCCTGCTGAGGCTGGCCGGAATCGGGCGCGAACGCTGTTTGCTGTGGAATATCGTGCCGTGGCAGCTCAGCGCGGCCGGGGTGGTGACCCCCACGGCCGCGCAGGTCCGGGCCGCGGCGCCCGCCACTCTGGAGCTACTGACGCTGCTGCCGGCCCTGCGGGTGGTGGTGCTGGTGGGCGCCAAGGCGCAGGGCGGCTGGCGGTTCGTGTCGCCCCAACTGCGCCGCCCCCTGCCCACCGTGAATTGCCCGCACCCCAGCCCGCGCTACTTTGCCACCGATCCGCAGGCTCCGGTGCGGGCGCTGTCGGCGCTGGTAGAAGCGCGGCTGCTGGCGAAGACTGCCGCTGCTTAG
- a CDS encoding GNAT family N-acetyltransferase yields the protein MSPALIRPALPADEARLGEIAYLTGYFGNSAAPYFPDRQLFADLWIRAYFRLPAAVGFVAQVDGDVIGYIIGSADEVAYRRALARVVADTVVPGLLTRRYTHPLSGLPYLLRTLRYPSPHAPVSQFPAHLHLNLLPQARGLGLGLGLLQAFLERSGQLGVPGVQLSTTDQNQAALGLYAKAGFTVAAAERSGLWTPWLGESAQQLCLTCRLEVTHSP from the coding sequence TTGAGCCCTGCGCTGATCCGCCCGGCCTTGCCCGCCGACGAGGCAAGGCTGGGCGAGATCGCCTACCTGACCGGCTATTTTGGAAACAGTGCCGCGCCGTATTTTCCCGATCGCCAGCTTTTCGCGGACCTGTGGATCCGGGCCTATTTCCGGCTGCCGGCGGCTGTGGGCTTCGTGGCCCAGGTGGACGGCGACGTGATCGGCTACATCATTGGTTCGGCCGATGAGGTGGCCTACCGGCGCGCCCTTGCGCGTGTCGTGGCCGACACCGTTGTGCCCGGCCTGCTGACCCGCCGGTACACCCACCCCCTGTCGGGCCTCCCCTACCTCCTGCGTACCCTGCGGTATCCCTCACCCCACGCTCCAGTTTCGCAGTTCCCAGCGCACCTGCACCTGAATCTGCTGCCCCAGGCACGCGGGCTGGGGCTGGGGCTGGGCCTGCTCCAGGCTTTCCTGGAGCGTTCAGGACAATTGGGCGTGCCGGGCGTGCAACTGTCTACCACCGATCAGAACCAGGCCGCGCTGGGCCTCTACGCAAAAGCAGGGTTCACGGTTGCCGCTGCGGAGAGAAGCGGTCTGTGGACGCCATGGCTGGGTGAATCGGCCCAGCAACTGTGCCTGACGTGCCGCCTGGAGGTCACGCACAGCCCCTGA
- a CDS encoding SDR family NAD(P)-dependent oxidoreductase produces MSNPQRFSNKTVLITGAGGGIGRAVALRFASEGAKVAVNDIKPEMVQAVVDEITAAGGAALAVPADVSDTAEVDAMFSATEAEFGYVDVLYNNAALIDTTRHFLDADEAWWDHIQKVNLKSVFLCSHRAARIMARRRSGVILTTSSGGATRAHRGNVAYDAMKGGIEAMTRSMALDLAPYGVRVCGVVPGFINTYGLTEEQLREREKTVPLGRYGVAEDMTGAALFLASDDAAYITGQFISVDGGVLVQQRSANVDTYPVEGFPVIEADLK; encoded by the coding sequence ATGAGCAACCCACAACGCTTCAGCAACAAGACCGTCCTCATCACCGGCGCAGGCGGCGGCATCGGGCGGGCCGTGGCCCTGCGCTTTGCCTCCGAAGGTGCCAAAGTCGCCGTCAATGACATCAAGCCCGAGATGGTTCAGGCCGTGGTGGACGAGATCACGGCGGCGGGCGGCGCGGCCCTGGCGGTGCCTGCCGACGTGTCTGACACCGCTGAGGTGGACGCCATGTTCAGCGCCACCGAGGCTGAGTTCGGCTACGTGGACGTGCTGTACAACAACGCCGCCCTGATCGACACCACCCGGCACTTTCTGGACGCGGACGAGGCCTGGTGGGACCACATCCAGAAGGTCAATCTCAAGAGCGTGTTCCTGTGCTCGCACCGCGCGGCCCGCATCATGGCGCGGCGACGCAGCGGCGTGATTCTCACGACCTCTTCCGGCGGGGCCACCCGCGCCCACCGGGGCAATGTGGCCTACGACGCGATGAAAGGCGGCATCGAGGCGATGACCCGCTCGATGGCCCTTGATCTCGCACCCTACGGCGTTCGCGTCTGCGGTGTGGTGCCGGGCTTCATCAACACCTACGGTCTGACCGAGGAGCAGCTGCGCGAACGCGAGAAGACCGTGCCGCTGGGCCGCTACGGCGTGGCTGAGGACATGACCGGCGCGGCGCTGTTCCTGGCGTCCGATGACGCGGCATACATCACGGGGCAGTTCATCAGCGTGGACGGCGGCGTGCTGGTGCAGCAGCGCTCAGCCAACGTGGACACGTACCCGGTCGAGGGTTTTCCGGTGATCGAGGCGGACCTGAAATGA
- a CDS encoding NAD(P)/FAD-dependent oxidoreductase: MTAQTADIVVIGAGIIGAASAYRLAQRGLKVVVLDKDRPASGSTGRSVAGVRAQFHNETNIVLSRESIAEYAAMPASGYRAEGYLMLIPEAGWPGHRDAVALQQSLGIPSEALTPDEAQRYATFDTAGLGGCSFCPTDGKVDAHSLNHEYVRLAREAGAQVVLDTPVTAITRVGGLWRVDTPAGPYQAPQLLNAAGAWSGEVGKLAGLDIPVQPARRMVFCTGPLTLPRPVPMTFDLGSGVYLRSEGERLIFGRADPLDSGWKEGLNWGWLEPTLELALTRWPWLDAAALDRNASWWGYYELTPDGFPVVGRMPGAEGWLNACGFSGHGVMQAAAIGRVVAQIATGETPFIDVSPLGIERFAGTEVRRLDLQV, from the coding sequence ATGACCGCACAGACCGCCGACATCGTGGTGATCGGCGCGGGCATCATCGGCGCGGCCAGTGCCTACCGTCTGGCGCAGCGCGGCCTGAAGGTGGTGGTGCTGGACAAAGACCGCCCGGCCAGTGGCTCCACCGGCCGCAGCGTGGCGGGCGTGCGGGCGCAATTCCACAATGAAACCAATATTGTGCTGTCGCGCGAGAGCATCGCGGAGTACGCCGCCATGCCGGCGTCCGGCTACCGCGCCGAGGGCTACCTGATGCTGATTCCGGAAGCGGGCTGGCCGGGGCACCGCGACGCCGTGGCGCTGCAGCAGAGCCTGGGCATTCCTTCGGAGGCCCTGACCCCCGATGAGGCGCAGCGGTACGCCACCTTTGACACTGCTGGCCTGGGCGGCTGCAGCTTCTGTCCCACCGACGGCAAGGTGGACGCCCACAGCCTCAACCACGAGTACGTGCGGCTGGCACGTGAAGCCGGGGCGCAGGTGGTGCTGGACACGCCAGTCACGGCCATCACGCGCGTGGGCGGACTCTGGCGGGTGGACACGCCGGCCGGCCCGTATCAGGCCCCGCAGCTGCTGAACGCGGCGGGGGCGTGGTCCGGGGAGGTGGGGAAGCTGGCTGGCCTGGACATTCCAGTGCAGCCGGCCCGCCGGATGGTCTTTTGCACTGGCCCGCTGACGCTGCCCCGCCCGGTGCCGATGACCTTTGACCTGGGCAGCGGCGTCTACCTGCGCTCGGAAGGAGAGCGTCTGATCTTCGGACGGGCGGACCCGCTGGACAGCGGCTGGAAGGAGGGCCTGAACTGGGGCTGGTTGGAACCTACCCTGGAACTGGCGCTGACACGCTGGCCGTGGCTGGACGCGGCCGCGCTGGACCGCAACGCCAGCTGGTGGGGCTACTACGAACTGACCCCCGACGGCTTTCCGGTGGTGGGCCGCATGCCCGGCGCGGAGGGCTGGCTCAACGCCTGCGGTTTTTCCGGACACGGCGTCATGCAGGCGGCCGCCATAGGCCGCGTGGTGGCCCAGATCGCGACGGGTGAGACCCCCTTCATCGATGTCTCGCCGCTGGGCATCGAACGCTTTGCCGGTACGGAGGTGCGGAGGCTGGACCTGCAGGTGTAG
- a CDS encoding PucR family transcriptional regulator, with translation MLPTLAELLTLPAFAGAEVRSGHARLGTPVTWVHVSEISDAARFLSGGELLLSTGTPLTGNDAGVYIRSLAGGGAHGLALELVREVRELPQAALEAARETDFPLIVFGHEVSFAELTRAAHARILRPPAAAAPPSLSAVTDALTETGRAAGFVASQLGAVLALPPRPRLTLLGTLEALLACNFNVAEAARSLGVRRQTVYYRLEQLRAMLGELDDPRRQLGLLLALELSKGRED, from the coding sequence ATGCTGCCTACCCTGGCCGAATTGCTGACCCTCCCGGCCTTCGCTGGGGCGGAGGTCAGGAGCGGCCACGCCCGGCTGGGGACACCAGTCACCTGGGTCCACGTCTCCGAGATCAGCGACGCGGCCCGCTTTCTCAGCGGCGGGGAGCTGCTGCTCAGTACCGGTACCCCGCTGACTGGGAACGACGCCGGCGTCTACATCCGCTCACTGGCAGGCGGCGGGGCGCACGGGCTGGCACTGGAGCTGGTGCGCGAGGTTCGTGAATTGCCCCAGGCTGCCCTGGAGGCGGCCCGCGAGACCGACTTTCCGCTGATCGTCTTCGGACACGAGGTCAGTTTTGCGGAGCTGACCCGCGCCGCCCACGCCCGGATTCTCAGGCCGCCCGCCGCCGCCGCCCCGCCGTCCCTGTCTGCCGTGACCGACGCCCTGACCGAGACGGGCCGCGCTGCGGGCTTCGTGGCCTCGCAGCTGGGCGCGGTGCTGGCCCTGCCGCCGCGCCCGCGCCTGACCCTGCTCGGCACCCTGGAGGCGCTGCTGGCGTGCAACTTCAACGTGGCCGAGGCGGCCCGCAGCCTGGGCGTACGCCGCCAGACGGTGTACTACCGCCTGGAACAGCTGCGCGCCATGCTGGGCGAACTTGACGATCCCCGGCGGCAACTGGGCCTGCTGCTGGCGCTGGAGTTGTCGAAAGGCCGGGAAGACTGA
- a CDS encoding CoA-acylating methylmalonate-semialdehyde dehydrogenase encodes MTAITEKTTTPTANLLSHWLNNAPAEGKSGRTSPVYNPATGQIQAQVPLASADEIDEVVRIAAAAAQKWRSSSLSTRSGVMFKFRELLSARRDELARIITREHGKVHSDALGEIARGLENVEYACGIPNLLRGGYSEQVSTGVDVYSIQQPLGVVAGITPFNFPAMVPLWMLGNALACGNAFILKPSEKDPSSANFIAELLKEAGLPDGVLSVVHGDKTAVDAILDHPGIAAVSFVGSTPIARYIYEKGTAAGKRVQALGGAKNHMLVLPDADIGMAADAAVSAAYGSAGERCMAISVLVAVGDAGDRLIDAIQERLPALKIGPGDEPENEMGPLITREHRDRVAGYIGSAQQQGAKVVVDGRETQFDGDGFFLGVSLLDNVKPGMDAYDDEIFGPVLCVVRAETYAEGLKLINDNQYGNGTAIFTRDGGAARQFQFDVEVGMVGINVPIPVPVAYYSFGGWKASLFGDTHMYGPEGIKFFTRSKVITSRWPDPAGSKVDLGFPQTR; translated from the coding sequence ATGACCGCCATCACCGAAAAAACCACCACCCCCACAGCCAATCTATTGAGCCACTGGCTCAACAACGCGCCCGCCGAGGGCAAATCGGGCCGCACCTCCCCCGTCTACAACCCGGCCACCGGGCAGATTCAGGCGCAGGTGCCGCTGGCCAGCGCCGACGAGATCGATGAGGTGGTGAGAATCGCCGCCGCCGCCGCCCAGAAGTGGCGGTCCAGCTCCCTGAGCACGCGCTCGGGGGTGATGTTCAAGTTCCGCGAACTGCTCTCGGCGCGGCGCGATGAGCTGGCCCGCATCATCACCCGCGAACACGGCAAGGTGCACAGTGACGCGCTGGGCGAGATTGCGCGCGGGCTGGAAAACGTGGAGTACGCCTGCGGCATTCCCAACCTGCTGCGCGGCGGCTACTCCGAACAGGTCAGCACGGGCGTGGACGTGTACAGCATCCAGCAGCCGCTGGGCGTGGTGGCGGGCATCACACCGTTCAACTTTCCGGCGATGGTGCCGCTGTGGATGCTGGGGAACGCGCTGGCCTGCGGCAACGCGTTTATCCTCAAACCCAGCGAGAAAGACCCCTCCAGCGCCAATTTCATCGCCGAACTGCTGAAGGAGGCCGGGCTGCCCGACGGCGTGCTGAGCGTCGTTCACGGCGACAAGACGGCGGTCGACGCGATTCTGGATCACCCCGGCATTGCCGCCGTGAGTTTCGTGGGCAGCACGCCGATTGCCAGATACATTTACGAGAAGGGCACCGCTGCGGGCAAGCGCGTGCAGGCGCTGGGCGGCGCTAAAAACCACATGCTGGTGCTGCCCGACGCTGACATCGGCATGGCCGCCGACGCCGCCGTGTCCGCCGCCTACGGTTCGGCGGGCGAGCGCTGCATGGCGATCAGTGTGCTGGTGGCGGTGGGTGACGCGGGTGACCGCCTGATCGACGCCATTCAGGAACGCCTGCCCGCCCTCAAAATTGGCCCTGGCGACGAACCGGAAAACGAGATGGGGCCGCTGATCACCCGCGAACACCGCGACCGGGTGGCAGGCTACATCGGCTCTGCGCAGCAGCAGGGCGCAAAAGTCGTGGTGGACGGGCGCGAGACACAGTTCGATGGGGACGGCTTCTTCCTGGGCGTGTCACTGCTGGACAACGTGAAACCCGGCATGGACGCCTACGATGACGAGATCTTCGGCCCGGTGCTGTGCGTGGTCCGCGCCGAGACCTATGCCGAAGGCTTAAAGCTGATCAACGACAACCAGTACGGCAACGGCACGGCCATCTTCACCCGCGACGGCGGCGCGGCCCGGCAGTTCCAGTTCGACGTGGAAGTCGGGATGGTGGGCATCAACGTTCCCATTCCCGTTCCGGTTGCCTATTACAGCTTCGGTGGCTGGAAGGCCAGCCTGTTTGGCGACACCCACATGTATGGCCCCGAAGGCATCAAGTTCTTTACCCGCAGCAAGGTTATCACCTCGCGCTGGCCCGATCCGGCGGGGAGCAAGGTCGACCTGGGTTTTCCGCAGACCCGCTAA